The genomic DNA TTCTTAGGAGACCTAGTGGGAAAACCAGGCTTCACAGCTGCGGTTAAGAAGGTCCCGGCTCTGCGTAAGGAATTGTCGCTCGATGCCGTTGTGGTAAATGCAGAAAACGCCGCCGATGGCTCCGGTCTAACGCCTCGACAATTCCAACGCCTAACCGACGCCGGCGTGGATGCAATCACCATGGGTGACCACATCTACAAAAACAAAGATATCATCGAGGTGCTGGCGAAAAGTTCCCGGATAGTCAAACCCGCAAACTATCCATTGGATTCTCCCGGACGCTGCTGGACAATTGTGGATACCGAAGCTGGGCCTCTGGTGGTCATCTCGATAATGGGACGCGTGTTCATGCGCCCAGTCGACTGTCCCTTTGACGCTCTAGATCGCGTGCTCGCGGAAGTATCCGCGGATGATCGATTCCAGG from Rubripirellula amarantea includes the following:
- a CDS encoding TIGR00282 family metallophosphoesterase produces the protein MKILFLGDLVGKPGFTAAVKKVPALRKELSLDAVVVNAENAADGSGLTPRQFQRLTDAGVDAITMGDHIYKNKDIIEVLAKSSRIVKPANYPLDSPGRCWTIVDTEAGPLVVISIMGRVFMRPVDCPFDALDRVLAEVSADDRFQGTATGGPPPILVDVHAEATSDKQVLGRYLDGKVTAVLGTHTHVPTADATVLPGGTAFQCDVGMCGPYESIIGRDISRVMSTSRTFEPTHFYVATQDVRLCGAIVESNPQGLATSIVRFEQKIK